The Arachis hypogaea cultivar Tifrunner chromosome 14, arahy.Tifrunner.gnm2.J5K5, whole genome shotgun sequence genome has a segment encoding these proteins:
- the LOC112742454 gene encoding uncharacterized protein, which translates to MFTGQRVKSFAASRNINMITSTPYYAHANGQVEAANKILISLIKKHIGNRPRTWHETLSQVLWAYRNSPRGSTCTSPFKLVYGHDAILPLEINLNTLRVSRQNDLPVDDYWNAIFDELNELDSERILALDNMIRQKESIARSYNHRIKEKSFNTGVWLWQLDFGVWWQAVLESELILTRVLFFLDHEKLEQK; encoded by the exons ATGTTTACTGGTCAGCGGGTGAAAAGTTTTGCAGCTTCAAGGAATATCAATATGATTACTTCGACTCCCTATTATGCACATGCTAATGGGCAGGTAGAAGcagcaaataaaattttgataagtTTGATTAAAAAGCATATTGGAAATAGGCCTCGAACATGGCATGAAACTTTGAGCCAAGTGTTATGGGCTTATCGAAATTCACCAAGGGGTTCGACATGTACTTCACCATTTAAGCTAGTGTATGGTCATGATGCAATACTAccattagaaattaatttgaatactttGAGAGTATCGAGACAAAATGATTTACCAgttgatgattattggaatgcaatATTCGATGAGTTGAATGAATTAGACTCAGAACGAATTTTGGCACTTGATAATATGATTCGACAAAAAGAAAGTATTGCTCGAAGTTATAATCATCGAATCAAGGAAAAGTCTTTTAATACAg GGGTGTGGCTATGGCAGCTCGACTTTGGCGTATGGTGGCAAGCTGTTCTTGAATCTGAATTAATTCTGACTCGAGtcttgttttttcttgatcatgAAAAGCTTGAACAGAAATAG
- the LOC112740342 gene encoding uncharacterized protein produces the protein MVNHFSQYTVLLLFTTSSILVVMVDGDRCKDDLLGDCTSDCNQKCVAAHPGGEGICGPSLGFRNRCWCYYECPPLKKCQDSFFIDRGCADNTKCDLACAAKYPGKGAEGTCGFRATLKRWSCDCTYFCNPN, from the exons ATGGTGAACCACTTCTCCCAATACACCGTTCTCCTTCTCTTCACTACATCAA GCATTCTTGTGGTTATGGTGGATGGTGACCGATGCAAGGATGATCTTCTTGGGGATTGCACAAGCGACTGCAACCAAAAGTGCGTGGCGGCACATCCCGGCGGCGAGGGAATATGTGGGCCTAGCCTAGGCTTTAGGAACCGCTGCTGGTGTTACTACGAGTGCCCGCCATTGAAGAAATGCCAAGATTCGTTTTTCATAGACAGAGGGTGTGCGGATAACACCAAGTGTGACCTTGCCTGTGCTGCAAAGTACCCTGGAAAGGGTGCTGAGGGAACTTGCGGTTTCCGTGCTACGTTGAAAAGATGGTCTTGCGATTGCACTTACTTTTGTAATCCTAATTAA